The Vibrio sp. SNU_ST1 genome has a segment encoding these proteins:
- a CDS encoding PhoH family protein yields the protein MGETNRKLFVLDTNILLHEPFAIFSFQEHDVVIPMTVLEELDRIKDSKRDVARDARVAIRTLEDLFREATPDQISEGIPFSKDINASGSISILADYELQESIKAFADDKAGDNRILNAVLYLQNKRAPREVVLITKDINMRLRAKGAGVRFVEDYQTDQLIDDIQYLTKGFQQLEGSFWDGIDNVESRSLGGKTLHTLARAPFEPTFLNQYVIDEESDFAARVEEIETESITLRDLSRERLMNRRAWDITPKNVYQGMAIDALLDPDIDLVILTGAAGSGKTLLAMAAALEQTIERKQFDKIIVTRNTPDIGESIGFLPGTEEEKMLPWLAAVTDTLEALHKNDHCTEGSMKYICDKANIQFKSINFMRGRSIQNAFVLLDECQNLTASQIKTIITRCGEGTKIVCSGNLAQIDSSYLTPVTSGLTYMVERFKNFEGSANIHLNGVVRSRLAEFAEENM from the coding sequence ATGGGCGAGACCAACCGTAAGCTATTTGTTTTAGACACCAATATCCTACTTCACGAACCCTTCGCTATATTTTCTTTCCAAGAGCACGATGTCGTTATCCCAATGACAGTGCTAGAAGAACTCGACAGAATCAAAGACAGTAAAAGAGATGTTGCTCGAGATGCGAGAGTTGCGATTCGAACTCTCGAAGACTTATTCAGGGAAGCCACACCAGACCAAATATCGGAAGGCATCCCTTTTTCTAAAGACATTAACGCCTCTGGCAGTATTTCAATACTCGCAGATTACGAACTTCAAGAAAGTATCAAGGCCTTCGCCGACGACAAAGCTGGCGATAACCGAATCCTCAACGCAGTTCTCTATCTTCAAAATAAACGCGCACCACGCGAAGTGGTTCTCATCACCAAAGACATCAACATGCGCTTACGAGCTAAAGGCGCTGGTGTCCGTTTTGTTGAAGACTATCAAACCGACCAATTGATTGATGATATCCAATACCTCACCAAAGGCTTCCAACAACTGGAAGGCTCATTTTGGGATGGTATCGATAATGTCGAGAGCAGAAGTTTAGGCGGAAAGACGCTGCACACCTTAGCAAGAGCGCCGTTCGAGCCAACCTTTCTCAACCAGTATGTGATTGACGAAGAAAGTGACTTTGCCGCTCGAGTCGAAGAGATTGAAACTGAAAGCATTACACTAAGAGACCTCAGTCGCGAAAGACTAATGAATCGCAGAGCATGGGACATCACCCCCAAAAACGTCTACCAAGGTATGGCGATCGATGCCCTGCTCGACCCTGATATTGATCTGGTGATTCTCACTGGCGCTGCTGGTAGTGGTAAGACACTGTTAGCCATGGCTGCTGCACTTGAGCAAACTATTGAACGTAAACAGTTCGATAAGATCATCGTAACCCGAAACACACCTGATATAGGTGAGTCGATAGGGTTTCTTCCTGGTACAGAGGAAGAGAAGATGTTGCCTTGGTTAGCTGCAGTGACCGATACACTGGAAGCGCTGCACAAGAATGATCACTGCACAGAAGGCTCGATGAAGTACATCTGTGATAAAGCCAACATCCAGTTCAAATCGATTAACTTTATGCGTGGCCGTTCAATTCAGAATGCGTTTGTGCTTTTGGATGAGTGTCAGAACCTGACCGCTTCACAAATCAAAACCATCATCACCCGTTGTGGTGAAGGGACCAAGATCGTCTGCTCAGGAAACCTAGCGCAGATAGATTCTTCTTACCTAACTCCTGTGACCTCGGGGCTCACCTACATGGTCGAGCGTTTTAAAAACTTCGAAGGCAGTGCCAACATCCACCTCAATGGTGTGGTGCGTAGCCGACTGGCTGAGTTCGCGGAAGAGAACATGTAG
- the tldD gene encoding metalloprotease TldD: MSINQIEEALLNPTGLTEQNIADTLASIATRQIDYADIYFQSSWHESLVLEDSIIKDGSFNIDCGLGVRAVSGEKTGFAYSDQIQLDGLKQSAIAARGIAKQGQNGKVQAFKRNSNQAYYDAVNPLASWEKQQKTELLKALDAYIRTKEPMVTEVSVSLSGVHEQMLVAATDGTFAGDIRPLVRLSISVLAQKGDRRERGSAGGGGRFGYDFFLSDANGSQVAYQFADEAIRQALVNLEAVAAPAGAMPVVLGSGWPGVLLHEAVGHGLEGDFNRKESSVFSGKIGEQVTSSLCTIVDDGTLTDLRGSLNVDDEGVNGQYNTLIENGILKGYMQDKLNARLMGVAPTGNGRRESYAHLPMPRMTNTYMLPGEHTPEEIIATVEKGIYAPNFGGGQVDITSGKFVFSASEAYMIENGKITHPVKGATLIGSGIEAMQQVSMVGNDLSIDRGVGVCGKAGQSVPVGVGQPTLKLDSLTVGGTE; this comes from the coding sequence ATGAGCATCAATCAAATTGAAGAAGCGCTACTGAACCCAACAGGGCTGACGGAGCAAAATATCGCAGATACACTGGCGAGCATTGCTACCCGCCAAATTGATTATGCTGATATTTACTTTCAGTCAAGCTGGCACGAATCTTTAGTGCTAGAAGACAGCATTATTAAAGACGGCTCTTTCAATATCGATTGTGGTCTTGGTGTACGAGCTGTCTCTGGTGAAAAAACCGGTTTTGCTTACTCTGACCAAATCCAATTGGATGGCCTTAAACAGAGTGCAATCGCGGCTCGCGGTATCGCTAAGCAAGGCCAAAACGGCAAGGTACAAGCTTTCAAGCGTAACTCTAACCAAGCTTACTATGATGCGGTAAACCCACTAGCAAGCTGGGAAAAACAGCAAAAGACAGAATTACTTAAAGCGCTTGATGCTTACATTCGTACTAAAGAGCCTATGGTGACTGAAGTATCGGTAAGCTTAAGTGGTGTACATGAGCAGATGCTTGTCGCGGCAACTGATGGTACTTTCGCTGGTGATATTCGTCCGTTGGTTCGCCTGTCTATTAGCGTGCTTGCACAGAAGGGTGATCGTCGTGAGCGTGGCAGTGCCGGTGGCGGTGGTCGTTTTGGTTACGATTTCTTCTTAAGTGATGCTAACGGTTCTCAAGTTGCTTACCAATTCGCTGATGAAGCGATTCGCCAAGCATTAGTTAACCTTGAAGCGGTTGCTGCGCCTGCTGGTGCAATGCCTGTGGTTCTTGGTTCTGGTTGGCCGGGTGTTCTACTGCATGAAGCGGTAGGCCATGGTTTAGAAGGTGATTTCAACCGTAAAGAGTCTTCAGTATTTTCTGGCAAGATCGGCGAGCAAGTTACATCAAGCCTATGTACGATTGTTGATGATGGCACATTAACGGATCTACGCGGTTCATTGAACGTTGATGATGAGGGGGTTAATGGTCAGTACAATACGCTAATCGAAAACGGCATCCTAAAAGGTTACATGCAAGATAAGCTGAACGCTCGTCTAATGGGTGTCGCGCCGACAGGTAATGGTCGTCGTGAGTCTTACGCGCATCTTCCAATGCCACGTATGACGAATACATACATGTTGCCGGGTGAACACACACCGGAAGAGATCATTGCAACGGTTGAGAAAGGCATCTACGCACCGAACTTCGGTGGCGGTCAGGTTGATATCACATCAGGTAAGTTTGTGTTCTCAGCTTCTGAAGCGTACATGATTGAAAACGGCAAGATCACTCACCCAGTGAAAGGCGCGACGCTAATCGGTTCTGGTATCGAAGCAATGCAGCAGGTGTCTATGGTCGGTAATGACCTAAGCATTGACCGTGGTGTTGGTGTATGTGGTAAGGCAGGTCAAAGTGTGCCAGTGGGTGTTGGTCAGCCAACATTGAAGCTAGACTCGCTAACCGTCGGTGGTACTGAGTAA
- the rapA gene encoding RNA polymerase-associated protein RapA yields the protein MTFALGQRWISDTESDLGLGTVVAMDARTVTVMFAASEENRVYARTDAPVTRVVFNVGDVIECQEGWSLSVEEVIEDKGLLTYLGTREDTQETEVTLREIFLSNQIRFNKPQDKLYAGQIDRMDNFVLRYRALSNQYQQHKSPMRGLCGMRAGLIPHQLYIAHEVGRRHAPRVLLADEVGLGKTIEAGMIIHQQVLSGRAERILIVVPETLQHQWLVEMMRRFNLHFSIFDEERCIEAFAESDNPFDTQQYVLCSLDFLRKSRKRYEQALEGEWDLLVVDEAHHLEWSQDKPSREYQVVEGLAENTSGVLLLTATPEQLGRESHFARLRLLDPDRFYDYEAFVEEEDQYAPVADAVTALFSGVKLENSAKNQITELLSEQDVEPLFRVIEGDSSEEEQALARQELIDNLMDRHGTGRVLFRNTRAAIKGFPKRNVNLLPMDIPTQYTTSMRVSGMIGGKMAPEARAMKMLYPEEIFQEFEGEDSSWWQFDSRVNWLIEKIQDKRSEKILVIASRASTALQLEQALREREGVRATVFHEGMSILERDKAAAYFAQEEGGAQVLICSEIGSEGRNFQFANQLVMFDLPFNPDLLEQRIGRLDRIGQLRDIDIHVPYLKGTSQAILARWFDEGLNAFAETCPTGRTVYDKYSDVLIEMLASGNTEQLDEVIEESAKLNQSLKSDLEKGRDRLLEMHSNGGDKAHEIAEKIASTDGDTNLVSFALSLFDTIGLNQDDKGENALVVTPSEHMMVPSYPGLPYEGATITFDRETALSREDMNFISWEHPMIQGGIDLLLSEGVGASAVSLLKNKALPVGTILLELVYLVDAQAPKRSGISQFLPKTPIRLMMDGRGNDLSAQVEFDSFNRQLSPVNRHLASKLVNSVQGEIHKLIEAGETHVLPKVEEVRQQAQKDMQTNLNGELERLQALKAVNPNIRDEELEVIEAQINELTGYISKAQVQLDSLRLIVVSHN from the coding sequence ATGACATTTGCTTTGGGGCAACGCTGGATAAGCGATACGGAGAGCGATTTAGGTTTAGGTACCGTTGTAGCAATGGATGCTCGCACAGTGACAGTAATGTTTGCTGCGTCAGAAGAAAACCGCGTCTATGCACGCACTGATGCTCCCGTAACCCGAGTGGTGTTCAATGTAGGCGATGTCATCGAATGCCAAGAAGGTTGGTCTTTATCTGTTGAAGAAGTTATCGAAGATAAAGGGCTACTGACTTATTTGGGTACTCGTGAAGATACTCAAGAGACAGAGGTGACTCTGCGTGAAATCTTTCTAAGTAACCAAATCCGCTTTAACAAGCCACAAGACAAGCTGTACGCAGGTCAAATCGACCGTATGGATAACTTTGTGTTGCGTTACCGCGCACTGAGCAACCAGTACCAACAACACAAGAGCCCAATGCGCGGCTTGTGTGGTATGCGTGCTGGCCTAATTCCTCATCAGTTATACATCGCTCATGAAGTGGGTCGTCGTCATGCGCCACGTGTTTTATTAGCCGATGAAGTTGGCCTAGGTAAAACCATCGAAGCGGGCATGATCATCCACCAACAGGTGTTGTCTGGCCGTGCTGAACGTATCTTGATTGTGGTGCCTGAAACTCTACAGCACCAATGGTTAGTTGAGATGATGCGCCGTTTCAACCTGCACTTTTCTATCTTTGACGAAGAGCGTTGTATTGAAGCCTTCGCTGAATCGGACAACCCATTTGATACCCAGCAATACGTTCTGTGTTCTTTGGATTTCCTACGTAAGAGCCGTAAGCGCTACGAGCAAGCACTTGAAGGCGAGTGGGACTTGTTGGTTGTCGATGAAGCGCACCACCTTGAGTGGAGCCAAGACAAACCAAGTCGTGAATACCAAGTGGTTGAAGGATTAGCTGAAAACACGTCTGGCGTACTATTACTGACAGCGACCCCTGAACAGCTTGGTCGTGAGAGCCACTTTGCGCGTCTGCGTCTGCTTGATCCTGACCGCTTCTACGATTACGAAGCATTCGTTGAAGAAGAAGACCAATACGCGCCAGTTGCTGATGCAGTAACGGCATTGTTCTCTGGCGTGAAACTTGAAAACAGCGCGAAGAACCAGATCACAGAGCTTCTGTCTGAGCAAGATGTTGAGCCTCTATTCCGCGTGATTGAAGGCGATAGCAGCGAAGAAGAGCAAGCGTTAGCTCGCCAAGAGCTGATTGATAACCTTATGGATCGCCATGGTACAGGTCGTGTTCTATTCAGAAATACTCGTGCTGCAATCAAAGGCTTCCCTAAGCGTAATGTAAATCTACTGCCGATGGATATTCCAACGCAGTACACAACCTCGATGCGTGTATCGGGCATGATCGGTGGCAAGATGGCACCAGAAGCTCGAGCTATGAAGATGTTGTACCCAGAAGAGATCTTCCAAGAATTTGAAGGTGAAGATTCAAGCTGGTGGCAATTCGATTCACGTGTGAACTGGTTGATTGAAAAAATCCAAGACAAGCGCAGCGAAAAGATCCTAGTGATCGCTTCTCGTGCAAGTACTGCTTTGCAATTAGAACAAGCACTGCGTGAGCGTGAAGGTGTGCGTGCAACTGTATTCCACGAAGGCATGTCGATTCTAGAGCGTGATAAAGCTGCGGCTTACTTTGCTCAAGAAGAGGGGGGTGCTCAGGTTCTTATCTGTAGCGAAATCGGCTCTGAAGGTCGTAACTTCCAGTTTGCCAACCAGTTAGTGATGTTCGATCTTCCGTTTAACCCGGATTTACTTGAACAACGTATAGGTCGTTTAGATCGTATCGGTCAGCTACGTGATATTGACATTCATGTACCTTACCTAAAAGGCACATCACAGGCGATTCTTGCGCGTTGGTTCGATGAAGGTCTAAATGCATTTGCAGAGACTTGTCCAACCGGTCGCACAGTTTACGACAAGTATTCTGATGTACTGATCGAAATGTTGGCTTCTGGTAATACAGAGCAGCTTGATGAAGTCATTGAAGAATCAGCGAAGCTCAATCAAAGCCTGAAATCGGATCTAGAAAAAGGCCGAGATCGCCTATTAGAAATGCATTCAAATGGTGGCGACAAAGCCCATGAGATTGCTGAAAAGATCGCGTCTACTGATGGTGATACTAACCTAGTTTCTTTTGCACTGAGCTTGTTTGATACCATTGGTCTGAACCAAGATGACAAGGGTGAAAATGCGTTAGTCGTGACACCTTCTGAACACATGATGGTGCCAAGCTACCCAGGCTTACCTTATGAAGGTGCAACGATTACATTTGACCGTGAAACCGCGCTTTCTCGTGAAGACATGAACTTCATTAGCTGGGAACACCCAATGATCCAGGGCGGTATTGATCTGCTATTGAGTGAAGGTGTGGGTGCGTCTGCGGTATCTCTACTGAAGAACAAAGCGCTGCCAGTGGGTACTATTCTGCTTGAGTTGGTTTACCTTGTTGATGCACAAGCGCCAAAGCGCAGCGGTATCAGCCAGTTCCTGCCTAAGACGCCGATTCGCTTGATGATGGATGGTCGTGGTAACGATTTATCTGCTCAGGTTGAATTCGATAGCTTTAACCGTCAACTAAGCCCGGTAAACCGTCATTTAGCGAGCAAGCTAGTAAACTCGGTACAAGGTGAGATTCACAAGCTAATCGAAGCCGGTGAGACGCATGTACTTCCGAAGGTTGAAGAAGTTCGTCAGCAAGCTCAGAAAGATATGCAAACTAACTTGAACGGTGAGTTAGAGCGTCTACAAGCGCTTAAAGCGGTTAACCCTAACATTCGTGATGAAGAGCTAGAGGTTATCGAAGCTCAAATCAACGAACTGACAGGTTACATCAGCAAAGCTCAGGTTCAGCTCGATTCGCTACGTTTGATTGTGGTTTCTCACAACTAG
- a CDS encoding carbon-nitrogen hydrolase family protein encodes MDCVGLIQMTSGPRPDLNFDYLAQEVAKCKELGAKWVVCPENALVFGSKADYHQYAEPLNDGPLQKKVSELAKLYRIWIVIGSMPISTAKGVTTTTLVIDDFGCLVAHYDKLHMFDVDVADAHKCYRESDIFTPGDRVVTTETPFGRLGLSICYDVRFPHLYSELRKQGAQIIVVPAAFTAVTGQAHWEALLRCRAIETQSWIVAVGQGGNHPCQRETWGHSMVVDPWGRVVAQLDQDPKSMVVEIDTSSCESIRQNMPIAQHSRFTNQF; translated from the coding sequence ATGGATTGTGTTGGGTTGATTCAAATGACATCAGGCCCTCGCCCTGACTTGAACTTTGATTATCTTGCTCAAGAAGTAGCAAAGTGCAAAGAGTTGGGGGCTAAGTGGGTTGTGTGCCCTGAAAACGCGTTAGTCTTTGGCAGTAAAGCCGACTATCACCAGTATGCTGAGCCTCTAAATGATGGCCCACTGCAAAAGAAAGTCTCTGAGCTAGCAAAGCTTTACCGAATTTGGATTGTTATTGGCAGTATGCCGATAAGCACAGCTAAAGGCGTGACGACCACAACCTTGGTGATTGATGATTTTGGTTGCTTAGTGGCCCATTACGATAAGTTACACATGTTTGATGTGGACGTTGCTGATGCACATAAGTGCTATCGAGAATCGGATATTTTCACGCCCGGTGACCGAGTGGTAACAACGGAAACGCCTTTTGGTCGCTTAGGTTTGAGTATTTGTTATGATGTGCGCTTTCCGCACTTGTATTCAGAGTTACGCAAGCAAGGAGCACAAATCATAGTGGTACCGGCAGCTTTTACCGCAGTAACAGGGCAAGCTCACTGGGAAGCATTATTAAGATGCCGCGCGATCGAAACGCAATCGTGGATTGTCGCGGTGGGGCAAGGCGGAAATCACCCTTGCCAAAGAGAAACATGGGGACACTCAATGGTGGTTGATCCATGGGGACGAGTGGTTGCACAGCTAGACCAAGATCCTAAAAGTATGGTGGTTGAGATAGACACATCCAGTTGCGAATCGATCAGGCAAAATATGCCAATCGCGCAGCATTCTCGATTTACCAATCAATTTTAA
- a CDS encoding YhdP family protein, protein MSSSVTLILRTCLWLVVTLLVTLAIAVTTLRVALPNLNKYQSEIELWVNQHSGFEFSIQDVGGFWRNTHPSIALQGVKASLPNAEDVAFSVERVEVEFDLIQSVVQMRPVVADLVMNQMYLDIRSIDLFAGQNGKDEPKDPGSSKRVIQELDNLLLKTLVDVTAKDSSLLYRTISGEERQLDIETLKWQNSGKHHLAEGVVSIKDANLNSLSVSANFVDGGSLADMTGEFYVSADSISVMPWLTRYMQAESGIETGTVSLNSWLTLRNSKPVSAYVEVLPSELTWNEDGQHDLMLESGVFKLSPIDGGWQVNGHSLNLRTDDRPWPELDVAFKWNRGPWELNVSELDVETIIPLIKLLPDSSQSTQMINALAPGGIVSDIRVAMGSGIESLRYSANFSDLAIKQWELVPGFSQVSGHVFGSASEAKASLYVIDDVFPYGNVFQAPLNIKQGQVDIVWQQDENGWKLWSDKITAATPDLQVLGAFRLDFPNNASPYLSFYGEADAYNVGETWRYLPTLALGQDLTDYLSTAIQAGKADTVKLLWHGELAQYPYTNHDGIFQVWVGLEDAKFSFDTAWPLITDLQLDLLFENDAMYLDSRSAQLMDVAADRITGRIPYLGEGGHIEIEAKATASGNAVRNYMTASPLVDSVGAALTALKVSGDVSSEFQLNIPFDSEQEPRAWGYADLSGNHVEIEAPPMVLENTTGRIEFDNDVVTASGLAADLLNQGISVDFKGLNDGSGYAVDLDVLGDWDVNPLKPYVGEQWLSRLSGHAQWQSQIDIQLNDIGFTYQLDLQSDLKYLASDYPYPLTKKSLESGSARLQASGNQESITARLQLPSTKYQAEIDISGDVPELTATNLVLGRGGYKISPVVGHHALIRTDKFNADDWLSVVMEPVQPSDAALSQMNTPTIPAPRRITFESKELILGGISWNDVDFSARKNKQAWQMEVSSQELEGDVNYLPPYDLTVSLDRLHLFVPEWSDKKNQEQLLQRKAQEAPLISELDRKLHDAMPNLTLTLNDFWLQGYKVGKVDVEMTRKEDRVEWNKIQVRSGGNKADISGWWELQGDKSQSSLTLDVEGENNSELMERFGITSGIQKAPFELEGQLNWDGSPWGIKMDTLDGNVKTQFGKGIISDVSGAARLLGLFSLDSIIRKMQLDFSDVFDDGMAFNSITGTGEIQNGIFLTNDLNMDAVAGEMKIKGIANLNTREVDAEVNFTPDITSGIPVLTAFAVTPQTALYVLAVTTVISPVVEVFTQVNYSVKGPLDSPTVSELSRSSGEFQLPEKLRKLAE, encoded by the coding sequence GTGAGCTCAAGCGTTACTCTGATTCTTCGTACATGTCTATGGTTAGTGGTTACTCTCTTAGTAACACTAGCCATTGCTGTCACTACACTGCGTGTAGCCTTGCCCAATTTAAATAAGTATCAATCTGAAATTGAGCTTTGGGTAAACCAACATTCCGGTTTTGAGTTTTCTATTCAAGATGTGGGTGGTTTTTGGCGTAACACTCACCCCTCAATTGCTCTGCAAGGTGTTAAGGCTAGCCTTCCCAACGCAGAAGATGTGGCTTTCTCTGTTGAGCGTGTTGAAGTTGAGTTTGACTTGATTCAATCGGTCGTGCAGATGCGTCCGGTCGTGGCCGACTTGGTCATGAATCAAATGTATCTTGATATCCGCTCAATTGATCTATTTGCCGGGCAAAACGGTAAAGATGAACCTAAAGACCCCGGCTCTTCCAAGCGAGTGATACAGGAGCTGGACAATTTACTTCTAAAAACTTTGGTGGATGTGACCGCTAAAGATTCCTCTCTTCTATATCGCACTATCTCTGGTGAAGAACGTCAGCTTGATATCGAAACTTTAAAATGGCAAAACTCAGGTAAACATCACCTTGCGGAGGGGGTAGTAAGTATTAAAGACGCTAATCTCAACTCTTTGTCAGTAAGTGCTAACTTTGTTGATGGCGGTTCTTTAGCTGATATGACGGGCGAGTTTTATGTCAGCGCGGATAGTATCTCAGTAATGCCTTGGTTAACTCGTTATATGCAGGCTGAATCCGGCATTGAGACGGGTACGGTGAGCTTGAATAGCTGGCTAACGCTACGAAATAGCAAGCCAGTTAGCGCTTACGTTGAGGTATTACCTTCAGAACTGACTTGGAATGAAGATGGTCAACATGACTTGATGCTTGAGTCGGGTGTTTTTAAGTTATCACCAATTGATGGTGGATGGCAGGTAAATGGTCACTCACTAAATCTAAGGACGGATGACAGGCCTTGGCCTGAACTTGATGTCGCTTTCAAGTGGAATAGAGGCCCGTGGGAACTTAATGTTTCTGAACTTGATGTTGAAACCATTATCCCGTTGATTAAGTTGCTTCCAGATTCTTCGCAATCTACCCAAATGATCAATGCATTGGCTCCGGGCGGTATCGTTTCAGACATTCGCGTTGCGATGGGCTCTGGAATTGAAAGTTTGCGTTACTCTGCGAACTTTTCTGATTTGGCGATAAAACAATGGGAGTTAGTCCCTGGCTTTAGCCAAGTATCAGGGCATGTGTTTGGCTCGGCTTCGGAAGCGAAAGCCAGCTTATATGTTATTGATGATGTGTTTCCTTATGGTAATGTTTTCCAAGCGCCTCTGAATATCAAACAAGGTCAGGTTGATATTGTTTGGCAGCAAGATGAAAACGGCTGGAAACTGTGGTCGGACAAAATCACTGCAGCCACGCCAGATTTACAAGTACTAGGTGCATTTCGCTTGGACTTTCCAAATAACGCTAGCCCTTATCTTTCTTTTTATGGTGAAGCGGACGCTTACAACGTCGGTGAAACATGGCGCTATTTACCGACATTGGCACTTGGCCAAGACTTAACCGATTACCTTTCAACGGCGATTCAAGCGGGTAAGGCCGACACCGTTAAATTACTTTGGCATGGTGAATTAGCCCAATATCCGTACACCAATCATGATGGTATTTTCCAAGTTTGGGTTGGCTTAGAAGACGCTAAGTTCAGCTTCGATACCGCGTGGCCATTGATAACCGACCTTCAACTTGATCTGTTATTTGAAAATGATGCGATGTATTTAGACTCTCGTTCCGCTCAATTGATGGATGTGGCGGCAGATCGAATCACTGGTCGTATTCCTTATTTAGGGGAAGGCGGTCATATTGAAATTGAAGCTAAAGCAACGGCGTCTGGTAATGCAGTTCGAAATTACATGACTGCTTCGCCACTGGTGGATTCTGTGGGTGCTGCGTTAACCGCACTTAAAGTGAGTGGTGACGTCTCTTCTGAGTTCCAGCTTAATATTCCGTTTGATTCTGAACAAGAACCTAGAGCGTGGGGATATGCAGATCTGAGTGGTAACCATGTTGAGATTGAAGCTCCACCAATGGTGCTAGAGAACACCACTGGTCGTATTGAATTTGATAATGATGTCGTGACAGCAAGTGGTCTTGCCGCTGATTTGCTTAATCAAGGTATCTCGGTTGATTTTAAAGGTCTTAATGATGGCTCTGGCTATGCAGTGGATCTTGATGTGTTAGGAGATTGGGACGTCAATCCTCTAAAGCCTTATGTCGGAGAGCAGTGGTTAAGCCGTTTGTCGGGTCATGCACAGTGGCAAAGTCAGATCGATATTCAACTTAATGATATTGGTTTTACTTACCAACTCGACTTACAGTCAGACCTCAAATACTTAGCGAGTGATTACCCATACCCATTAACCAAAAAGTCATTAGAAAGTGGTTCGGCCAGGCTACAAGCTTCGGGCAATCAAGAATCGATTACCGCGCGTCTGCAATTGCCGAGCACTAAATACCAAGCTGAGATTGATATTTCCGGCGATGTTCCTGAATTAACGGCGACCAATTTAGTACTTGGTCGTGGTGGCTATAAAATTAGCCCCGTGGTAGGGCACCATGCCTTGATTCGTACCGATAAGTTCAATGCCGATGACTGGCTGTCAGTAGTCATGGAGCCTGTGCAACCATCGGATGCTGCCCTTAGCCAGATGAACACGCCAACCATTCCAGCGCCACGTCGCATCACCTTCGAGAGCAAAGAGCTGATCTTAGGTGGTATTTCTTGGAATGATGTCGATTTTAGCGCTCGAAAAAACAAGCAAGCGTGGCAAATGGAAGTCTCTAGTCAAGAGTTAGAAGGTGATGTCAATTACTTGCCTCCTTATGATTTGACTGTTTCATTGGATCGCCTGCATCTGTTTGTTCCTGAGTGGAGTGACAAGAAAAACCAAGAGCAACTGCTACAGCGTAAGGCGCAAGAAGCACCATTGATCTCTGAGTTGGATAGAAAGCTCCATGATGCGATGCCGAATTTGACGCTGACCCTGAATGACTTCTGGCTGCAAGGCTACAAGGTTGGCAAGGTCGATGTTGAAATGACGAGAAAGGAAGACCGCGTTGAGTGGAATAAGATTCAGGTTCGAAGCGGCGGAAATAAAGCGGATATCAGTGGCTGGTGGGAGTTGCAAGGCGATAAAAGTCAGTCATCGCTCACTCTTGATGTTGAAGGTGAAAACAACAGTGAGTTAATGGAGCGCTTCGGTATTACTTCCGGGATTCAAAAAGCGCCCTTTGAGTTAGAAGGACAATTGAATTGGGATGGTTCGCCTTGGGGGATCAAAATGGATACTCTTGATGGCAACGTTAAAACCCAATTTGGTAAAGGTATTATCTCGGATGTGAGTGGCGCAGCTCGATTACTGGGGCTGTTTAGCCTAGATTCGATTATCCGCAAGATGCAGCTAGACTTCTCGGACGTATTTGATGATGGCATGGCATTCAACAGCATCACAGGAACAGGCGAGATTCAAAATGGTATCTTCTTAACCAATGATCTGAACATGGATGCGGTTGCCGGTGAGATGAAAATAAAAGGTATCGCCAACCTCAATACACGCGAGGTCGATGCTGAAGTGAACTTCACCCCAGATATCACCTCCGGGATTCCAGTATTAACAGCTTTTGCGGTAACGCCTCAAACAGCGCTATACGTGTTAGCGGTGACTACAGTTATTTCACCGGTTGTTGAAGTCTTCACCCAAGTTAATTATTCGGTGAAAGGACCGTTGGATTCACCAACAGTGAGCGAGCTTTCTCGCAGTTCTGGAGAATTCCAGTTACCAGAAAAACTCAGAAAATTAGCCGAATAA